One region of Desmodus rotundus isolate HL8 chromosome 11, HLdesRot8A.1, whole genome shotgun sequence genomic DNA includes:
- the COL11A2 gene encoding collagen alpha-2(XI) chain isoform X4, protein MWESLEIDRYCLAARGPRGLKGEKGEPAVLEPGMFVEGPPGPEGPAGLTGPPGIQGNPGPVGDPGERGPPGRAGLPGSDGAPGPPGTSLMLPFRFGSGGGDKGPVVAAQEAQAQAILQQARLALRGPPGPMGYTGRPGPLGHPGSPGLKGESGDLGPQGPRGPQGLTGPPGKAGRRGRAGADGARGMPGEPGVKGDRGFDGLPGLPGEKGHRGDTGVQGLPGPPGEDGERGDDGEIGPRGLPGESGPRGLLGPKGPPGIPGPPGVRGMDGPHGPKGSLGPQGEPGPPGQQGTPGTQGLPGPQGAVGPHGEKGPRGKPGLPGMPGSDGSPGHPGKEGPPGTKGNQGPSGPQGPLGYPGPRGVKGVDGIRGLKGHKGEKGDDGFPGFKGDMGVKGDRGEVGVPGSRGEDGPEGPKGRTGPTGDPGPLGLMGEKGKLGVPGLPGYPGRQGPKGSLGFPGFPGSSGEKGARGLSGKSGPRGERGPTGPRGQRGPRGATGKSGAKGTSGGDGPHGPPGERGLPGPQGPNGFPGPKGPPGPPGKDGLPGHPGQRGEVGFQGKTGPPGPPGVVGPQGAAGETGPMGERGHPGPPGPPGEQGLTGTAGKEGTKGDPGPPGAPGKDGPAGLRGFPGERGLPGTAGGPGLKGSEGPAGPPGPAGSPGERGAAGSGGPIGPPGRPGPQGPPGAAGEKGVPGEKGPIGPTGRDGVQGPVGLPGPAGPPGVAGEDGDKGEVGDPGQKGIKGNKGEHGPPGPPGPVGPVGQPGAAGADGEPGPRGPQGHFGAKGDEGTRGFNGPPGPIGLQGLPGPSGEKGETGDVGPMGPPGPPGPRGPAGPNGADGPQGPPGGVGNLGPPGEKGEPGESGSPGVQGEPGVKGPRGERGEKGESGQPGEAGPPGPKGPTGDDGPKGNPGPVGFPGDPGPPGEGGPRGQDGAKGDRGEDGEPGQPGSPGPTGENGPPGPPGKRGPAGTPGPEGRQGEKGAKGDPGAVGAPGKTGPVGPAGASGKPGPDGLRGLPGPVGQQGRPGATGQAGPPGPVGPPGLPGLRGDAGAKGEKGHPGLIGLIGPPGEQGEKGDRGLPGPQGSTGQKGETGIPGASGPIGPGGPPGLTGPAGPKGAKGATGPAGPKGEKGVQGPPGHPGPPGEVIQPLPIQMPKKTRRSVDGSRLIQEDEAARTGGAPGSPGGLEEIFGSLDSLREEIEQMRRPTGTQDSPARTCQDLKLCHPELPDGEYWVDPNQGCARDAFRVFCNFTAGGETCVLPRDDVTQFSYVDSEGSPVGVVQLTFLRLLSVSAHQDVSYPCSGVAPEGQLKLKGANEDELSPDTSPYVKEFRQGCQTQQGRTVLEVRTPVLEQLPVLDASFADLGAPPRRGGVLLGPVCFMG, encoded by the exons TTCCGGtttggcagtggtggtggtgacaAGGGCCCTGTGGTGGCTGCCCAGGAGGCTCAGGCCCAGGCGATTCTGCAGCAGGCACGG CTGGCACTCCGTGGGCCCCCTGGACCCATGGGATACACAGGTCGCCCTGGACCCTTG GGACATCCTGGGAGCCCTGGCCTGAAGGGAGAATCTGGAGATCTAGGGCCTCAG GGTCCCAGAGGACCTCAGGGCCTCACAGGCCCTCCTGGCAAGGCTGGGCGAAGG GGCCGAGCGGGAGCTGACGGAGCTCGAGGGATGCCCGGAGAGCCAGGAGTAAAG GGTGACCGAGGCTTTGATGGACTCCCAGGGCTTCCTGGGGAGAAGGGACACCGG GGTGATACTGGTGTCCAGGGCCTTCCTGGGCCCCCCGGCGAGGATGGAGAGCGG ggagaCGATGGGGAGATTGGGCCTCGGGGGCTGCCTGGAGAGTCG GGACCTCGGGGTCTCCTTGGCCCTAAAGGCCCACCTGGTATTCCTGGACCACCG GGAGTCCGAGGCATGGATGGTCCCCATGGTCCCAAAGGGAGCTTG GGACCACAAGGAGAGCCAGGACCTCCTGGACAACAGGGCACTCCTGGGACCCAG ggtctccctgggcctcagggtgCCGTCGGCCCCCATGGGGAGAAG GGCCCCAGAGGGAAACCAGGGCTCCCTGGCATGCCTGGCTCAGATGGATCCCCG GGTCACCCCGGGAAGGAAGGTCCCCCTGGAACCAAAGGAAACCAG gGTCCATCTGGACCTCAGGGTCCTCTAGGGTACCCCGGACCTCGAGGTGTCAAG GGTGTGGATGGAATTCGGGGTCTGAAGGGCCATAAGGGTGAAAAG GGTGACGATGGCTTTCCCGGGTTCAAAGGTGACATGGGTGTGAAAGGTGACAGG GGTGAAGTTGGAGTCCCTGGTTCTAGAGGAGAGGATGGTCCTGAGGGGCCGAAGGGACGAACTGGACCCACTGGAGACCCTGGGCCCCTTGGGCTCATGGGCGAGAAG GGCAAGCTGGGTGTTCCTGGTCTGCCTGGCTATCCTGGACGCCAGGGCCCCAAG gGGTCCCTAGGGTTCCCTGGTTTTCCTGGATCCAGTGGAGAGAAGGGGGCCCGG GGCCTGTCGGGGAAATCAGGGCCTCGGGGAGAGCGGGGCCCCACG gGTCCACGGGGTCAGCGGGGACCCCGAGGCGCTACTGGGAAGTCTGGAGCTAAG GGAACATCGGGTGGTGATGGCCCCCACGGGCCCCCTGGAGAAAGG GGTCTCCCAGGGCCTCAGGGCCCCAACGGATTTCCTGGTCCCAAAGGACCTCCG GGCCCCCCTGGGAAGGACGGGCTGCCGGGACACCCAGGCCAGAGAGGAGAAGTG ggATTCCAAGGGAAGACCGGCCCCCCTGGCCCCCCAGGGGTGGTAGGACCTCAG GGAGCTGCAGGAGAAACCGGGCCCATGGGGGAGAGAGGCCATCCAGGCCCCCCAGGGCCCCCTGGAGAGCAGGGACTGACGGGAACAGCtggaaaagaaggaacaaag ggtgaccctggccctcctggggccccagggaaGGACGGTCCCGCTGGGTTGAGGGGCTTCCCAGGAGAGAGAGGCCTCCCGGGCACTGCT GGTGGACCTGGTCTGAAGGGAAGTGAAGGTCCGGCTGGTCCTCCTGGCCCTGCA GGATCCCCTGGGGAACGAGGTGCGGCAGGATCTGGAGGACCCATTGGCCCCCCAGGGCGCCCAGGACCTCAGGGTCCCCCTggagcagcaggagagaaagGTGTCCCG GGTGAGAAGGGCCCCATTGGTCCCACTGGCCGTGATGGGGTGCAGGGTCCTGTGGGGCTTCCTGGTCCTGCTGGACCTCCAGGTGTGGCAGGAGAGGATGGAGACAAG GGTGAGGTGGGAGACCCCGGACAGAAGGGCATTAAAGGGAACAAAGGTGAACAT ggTCCTCCTGGACCCCCTGGACCCGTCGGTCCCGTGGGGCAGCCTGGAGCAGCG GGAGCAGATGGGGAGCCCGGACCCCGAGGACCCCAGGGACACTTTGGGGCCAAAGGTGATGAAGGAACAAGAGGGTTCAATGGGCCCCCAGGACCCATTGGCCTACAG GGTCTGCCAGGCCCctctggagagaagggagaaacaggggACGTGGGCCCTATG GGACCACCCGGCCCCCCGGGACCTCGAGGCCCAGCTGGACCCAATGGAGCTGAT GGTCCTCAAGGTCCCCCAGGAGGTGTCGGGAACCTGGGTCCCCCTGGAGAGAAG GGGGAGCCAGGAGAATCAGGATCTCCTGGGGTCCAGGGTGAGCCAGGTGTCAAG GGCCCACGCGGGGAGcgtggggagaaaggagagtcGGGGCAGCCGGGAGAGGCGGGACCACCAGGGCCTAAAGGCCCCACAGGGGATGATGGCCCCAAAGGGAACCCT GGTCCTGTCGGTTTTCCTGGCGACCCTGGCCCTCCTGGAGAAGGTGGCCCTCGA GGCCAAGATGGTGCAAAGGGTGATCGTGGAGAGGACGGCGAGCCAGGGCAGCCT GGATCCCCTGGTCCCACTGGGGAGAATGGACCCCCTGGACCGCCTGGAAAGCGT GGTCCCGCTGGCACACCTGGTCCTGAGGGGCGACAAGGGGAGAAGGGAGCCAAG GGGGATCCTGGTGCTGTGGGTGCCCCGGGAAAGACAGGCCCCGTGGGTCCTGCAGGCGCATCAGGAAAACCTGGTCCTGACGGCCTGAGGGGGCTCCCGGGCCCAGTG GGCCAGCAAGGTCGTCCTGGAGCCACAGGTCAGGCTGGGCCTCCAGGTCCTGTG GGACCTCCAGGGCTTCCTGGCCTCCGTGGTGACGCTGGGGCCAAGGGAGAGAAG GGTCACCCAGGCCTCATCGGATTGATTGGGccccctggggagcagggagagaagggtGATAGGGGACTTCCTGGACCTCAGGGCTCCACTGGACAGAAGGGAGAGACA GGTATCCCAGGAGCCTCTGGCCCCATTGGTCCTGGAGGGCCCCCTGGCCTCACT GGACCTGCTGGCCCCAAGGGAGCCAAAGGAGCCACA GGCCCAGCCGGACCCAAGGGAGAGAAGGGCGTCCAGGGCCCTCCGGGACACCCG GGACCCCCGGGTGAGGTGATCCAGCCCCTACCCATCCAGATGCCCAAGAAGACTCGGCGCTCAGTGGACGGGAGCCGCCTGATACAGGAAGACGAGGCCGCACGAACTGGGGGGGCCCCGGGCAGCCCTGGGGGGCTGGAGGAGATCTTTGGCTCACTTGACTCCCTGCGGGAGGAGATAGAGCAGATGAGACGGCCCACAGGGACCCAGGACAGCCCTGCTCGCACCTGCCAGGATCTGAAGCTCTGCCACCCGGAGCTGCCCGATG gGGAGTACTGGGTTGACCCCAACCAGGGCTGTGCTCGGGATGCCTTCAGGGTGTTCTGCAACTTCACAGCGGGAGGGGAGACTTGTGTGCTGCCCCGGGATGACGTCACACAG TTCTCCTACGTGGACTCGGAGGGCTCCCCGGTAGGCGTGGTCCAGCTCACCTTCCTGCGGCTGCTCAGCGTCTCCGCCCACCAGGACGTCTCCTACCCGTGCTCTGGGGTGGCCCCGGAAGGCCAGCTGAAGCTCAAAGGGGCCAATGAAGATGAGCTGAGCCCAGACACCAGCCCCTATGTCAAGGAATTCAGACAGGGCTGTCAG acaCAGCAAGGCCGGACGGTGCTGGAGGTGCGCACACCTGTGCTGGAGCAGCTGCCTGTGCTGGATGCCTCCTTCGCGGACCTGGGGGCCCCCCCGAGGCGGGGAGGGGTGCTGCTGGGGCCTGTCTGCTTCATGGGCTAG